The Bacteroidia bacterium genomic interval GATAAACCTAACAAATCCTTCGACTAATCAAAGTTCATGGAATTTAAACTTAAAGTACTTTTACCTATTGATTTAATACCTTGAAGCCTTTATTAACAAGCGACAACCATACAAATGATTTCAACCGGTGGTTTTATGTGCCTTTAACTGAAAATCTTCAAAGAACCAAGCTTACAGGATTTAAGCTTTTTGATCATACTTACCTCGTCTACCAAACCTCATCCAATTGTGTAGTTGTATCTGACTCGATTTGCCCCCATCGGCAAGCCCCATTAAATTTGGTTGGAAAACTGGAAGGGGAATTGTTACATTGCCCTGAACATGACTACTATTTTGACACTAATGGAAAAGGG includes:
- a CDS encoding Rieske (2Fe-2S) protein, whose product is MKPLLTSDNHTNDFNRWFYVPLTENLQRTKLTGFKLFDHTYLVYQTSSNCVVVSDSICPHRQAPLNLVGKLEGELLHCPEHDYYFDTNGKG